The genomic interval CCTGAGGCCGTCTACGAAAGGTTTAGGAGGATGGATCCAAAGGAGTTCTCGgggactactgacccgatgatagctgaaagATGGGTTAAGTCCATAGAGGTGATTTTCTCTTTCATGGAGCTGTAGGATGCAGACAGAGTTAGATGTGCCATTTTTTTGTTGACAGGGGACGTCGggctatggtgggagagcgcgtcTGTGTTGGTGAATCTGCAGACTCTATCATGGGATGGCTTTaaggaggtcttttactccaagtacttcactgaggaagtacgatccAGACTGACTAGGGAGTTTATGACGTTGCGTCAGGGAGACAACAGCGTAGCTGAGTTCGTGAGGAAGTTCGAGAGAGGGTGccactttgtacccctgattGCGAATGATATCCGGGAGAAGCTGAAGAATTTTATTGATGGGTTGAGGTCAATCTTGCATCGTGATGTCAGGGTTTCTGGTCCTACGACTTATTCAGTTGCCGTGTCGAGAGCTTTGGCGACAGAGCAGGACCAGAGAGACATTGAGGTCgataggcagggcaagaggtcATATCAGGCACCTCAGCAGCAGCAGTAGCGACCCTAGTTTAAGAGCCTTTCTAGGGGCAGTAGGGAAAGAGGCCATTCCATGGACCGCCGAAAGGCAAGGTCCTATTGCTTAACTGAAGGCTCCACAGATGCCCGGTGAGTACCCAGTGTGCCTGAAGTGCAACTGTCAGCATCCGGGACAATGTTTAATGGGATCGGGCAAATGTTTCAAATGCGGAGCCAACGATCATATGCTGAAAGACTGCCCACAGTGGAGGCAGCCGACCTACGGGAGAGTGTTCACCATGCAGGCATAGGAGGCGAACCCATACACGACCATGTTGACTGGTATCTTATTTATTTCAGCACCACATTATTTTTGTTATGcatgtttcaaattttatttaggattattagtgtgctagttaATATTTTGGTGACTTGGGATATAAATTTTCTGCTATGCTCGAGGTTAAGATTAGAATTTTTGGGATATAAATTTTGTGTGTTGTGCTGACGTCTTTcaagaaatattttcataaagagagtagccacgaaggccttgatagattcagggaccactcattcttttatttcggagACGTTCGCTAATCACATGGACGTCAAGTCTCTTGGGCTCGACGTGAGTtactcagtgacagtcccatcaggggaagagttatCAGCTACTAGTGTGATCAGAGACATCAATCTTGAactgcagggccacctagtgtacgctgatttgattgtgttgccgatgccagaatttgatatcttttTGTGAATGGAATAGCTGACGAGGAACATAGTTCTTATTGATTTCCAGAAAAGGTCAGTGTTGGTAAGACctttgggcatggagcagtttctctttGAGCAGATAGATGGAGAAGTTTTCTTCGCACGATCTCTTACATGCTGGCACAGAGACTTATTCACAAAGGGTGCCAGGCTTTCTTGTCCAGTATTATTTATGCACCTGACATACCCACTCCGTCTATATCTGACATACCAGGAGTCAGAGATTTTCCtgacgtttttcctgatgaagtcacaggccttccaccagtgAGAGAGGTTGAGTTTTccattgatcttgtgccaggcaccataccaatctctaaggcacggTACCGGTTAGCTCCAGttgagatgttagaactcaaacaacagattcaggagctcctagaTAAAGAGTTCATCCACCCTAGTTTTCACCATGGGGTGCACCAGTGCTcttcgtaaagaagaaagatgagagcatgaggttgtgtatcgattaccgagaattgaacaaggttacgatcaagaataaatatccacttccaaggatcgaggacttgttcgatcagttgcagggtgccacggtgttctctaagatagatctacgATCTGTGATGCGATCATGGACAGCCAAGCTCCGAGGAAAGCATGGAAACACATGGGAGTggcgtttggaggccaacggaaagtcattcaagcattgatgttgctgaccgagtctggacggacctgcacacggacctgcacacggggtccgtgtcctttacaagctgggatgagtttttacagtggctccacggacctggagacggacccaggcacggggtccgtgccctttgaagttggcgaatacagtgcctacacggacccgtacacggaggtgagcacggggtccgtgtcccttgattCCGGATGAAGATtagtacagtatgtacacggacccagacacggaggtctgcacggggttcgtgtccagtgttttctgcgcgattttgtttccttttttagagttttactttgctaggaaactagatttttgttatcttttgatataagaCATATCTTGGACGAATTTtgaacacaatacacatattattttgagtttatcaaacttttgagaattttctctcaacttttcaaagccaagctttgttaaatcaaaatcgaacttatcaaagtttttaactttgtggcgtttgtcgatcgttgcttgtgcggattgttgtaggcaaagttcttcgaaggttcgtatagttttcgattgtttatcctcatgtttatttgttgctaaactcttgctagtttagaggtgaatatcacacaatacttgaatcaaaagatcgggaaaacacacggatcttaatatcgtaattgaatagagggtgcgatttatttttaatcgtgtttgctatttattcgtatcaagattcacgtcatttggtatcagagcccaggtttattgaattcaagttagTTATCTTGTTTCtaaattgcagatctgtattatttctttgtttattttcagatctgttttgttctatcgttcttcgtaaatttttttcgtgaatctgtgattctcgaaatttgttggtgacttttttttgggattttcgagtagtactcaaaaaaaaaaaaaaaagagtacaaaaattccgaaaattcaccattatttctttttgatatattgttctattccctttagagagtcatatttaattgtctctcacagtcaaaaaaaaaaaaaaaaaattcatattcgaatttcttgtctacaccgtccaagtgagtcggtcgcatttgttcacaagtttgaaccttgattgtttgacatcccaaatacaaagcttgagcacacttttgagagtactatcaaattcgagtggaaacatttgagtgtgagtgttatttctttggagtgactagtgagtaattgttgtgagcaaaaaaaataagagaggagagacgagtgaatttctttggagtgaccggtgAGCTTTTGGGTGAGGAGttatttgttttctactaacattttcttgcaggtacaattcTAATAATTAGATGGAGAAGGAGGTAGGAGATAATTCGAACCCGGGGTCATCTAAGTTTCCACTGGaggcgttgtttggggattttagtaggatgatgaagacccaaatggagtcgttgcatgagaggttgggtaaacttgaggttagtgttagtgggggtaaacctaagcctagggatttgggtagagatgacgaggagtatgatctaggaggaggcgatgagagtcaaaatgagaattggggtaggaatggaagagatagaggatttgggagaggaagaagagaagctatgaggggtaggtatgaggagactagggaagatggtcacatgggtagtattaagatgaaaatcccttcattccatgggaaatctgacccggaggcgtacctagaatgggaaaagagggtagagttcgtatttgaatgtcaccactactccgaacaaaagaaggtgaggttggcggtggttgagttcttagactatgctctcatttggtgggatcaattagtgaccactaaaagaaagtataatgagagacccattgaatcttgggatgagatgaagagtgtaatgaTGAAGAGGTTTGTACCTaaccactattatagggagatgtttaagaggttacaaactttgaggcaagggttgaagagtgttgaggactactataaggagatggaagtactcatgattagggcaaatgtTGAGGAAGATAATGAAGCAaccatggctcgttttctttgtggcttAAACAGGGAAATCCAAGATCAAGttgagcttcggcactacttggatctagacgagatggtgcaaatggccataaaggtggaacAACAACTAAAAAGgcgtggagttggccgcaccaatcaagcCGGGGGgtcatcatcttcttggcaaTCCAATGTTGTGAAGCGTGAGGAGAATAAAGTGGAGTCCAAGCCAAGATTTGACACTAAGCAAGAggcgcctaagcaaggagtccaaggtaaatctgaaactctttCTAATCATTCTA from Primulina eburnea isolate SZY01 chromosome 17, ASM2296580v1, whole genome shotgun sequence carries:
- the LOC140817893 gene encoding uncharacterized protein, whose protein sequence is MAHFFAQFAGNQATVDTGTKPKPEAVYERFRRMDPKEFSGTTDPMIAERWDADRVRCAIFLLTGDVGLWWESASVLVNLQTLSWDGFKEVFYSKYFTEEVRSRLTREFMTLRQGDNSVAEFVRKFERGCHFVPLIANDIREKLKNFIDGLRSILHRDVRVSGPTTYSVAVSRALATEQDQRDIEVDRQGKRSYQAPQQQQ